The following proteins come from a genomic window of Pseudomonas cichorii:
- a CDS encoding RHS repeat-associated core domain-containing protein, whose translation MEKALLKQLNQLPKNTPLRVYGRFGSNSGDMEKGNLISVDLTQKTLTLYNTVYSANKTLNTDDVVRIDYTLYEQSYSLALDPPSYLNTGTSERNNGNLQTGEFNAYLPITTLVGNGGAGPSLALNYYYSAGIKFTPGGWAPRFSYVTIYDDIIKLHLHSGQTLTLFKSLIPYSPQPGITIKEFAFSWMKVIHKDGTVEILEDIFKRPITSEASASDSLSTPPDRCLVPIQIINSTGCSLYFEWEGTFNKSLLLSKVSDDTQVLLKTNTLTKKTLLANQTISLDAIEFIERPDQAPTTLCTLYLQNSWLIKYEKNNGLDVDTQEFTYTGQYLTAIQHSRPVKELVTYSTDNRIARYTLTGNNASSNRVEDYTFTASSAKQVTTFDAASITTELLFDADDLLSKKIITQGDCVKTTEFKRDFDSKTSQLSLSTLTTYKNKQSQRTETEYSNFDVLGNLIKRTANDVTTEFTYYRGQAKEEEIVVNTSTYTDTSGLHGKLGWVLDYMNPIGWGFLLFGKQGMTWGTIENRNVVNSPYLTNTGAQSYNLPVKIECPGDPNYFRTYVESEKRYRTVNGKRVDLRWTFYSYSSLPVKGQIVAGPTLKPSVKLIIYNPQSDDKIKLKDWLNSRMVVQETEYYTDPGVISFGRIKSLTQRLLDPSAKAIPLSLQKTAYVYQLQGDTLTTTTTFQSSENTQSVTKAVHSMRSSQLLYSLDPHGNSVSYSYDAYGRMLSKSEQAQENGPQHKTVFEYSLTQGCPTVITTFPGGQQYRECYDAFGRIASTETRGSSDAKLAWRQLSSTSYDGLGREKITVEYDYAPAASETSPIGKRQLECVYDNWGQPSKIQVQGGIAQYDEYDPVTQVRTAKQQYLSTACCKQTTQYNSLGSIEKESLIDASGIEYQSIQYEYDAAGRINKQKGINGLEQTFGWDDFDRLVKSFGDAVEHTCEYPTHTTSPLASRLTFNKPSDKYVHEWGSRKIDGLDRVVEVQTGGRKKTFSYTGSNTWGTLSSTPPPSITASQKVSTQFAYDSSTSTLTQTTTGYPTHTTKATSTYSLRGVLLKYTDDFGNQTTYTYDLLGRLTGTSGKDVSTTLSYDSDERLVKESVTELASKTCMTITYKYDARNREIERVFSASGYPDLTLRQSFDGNNRLANITLLRDKTELSLERFSYTSGGQLAVYECSGSQRPLDASGKKLSKQTFSYNPLGSIQQCISVFDGGQDTATFNYDAKDKTQLRSITHSATGIGAVTLDYDTFGRLSNNESGYSMAYNDAGQLGQLLRSGSDFREYSYLYDEQGKVGACFGTYYYERYYYRDGRQYARDGVIQIKGIYYSRLSRMTNQSNACHLLQQTLKSEETASSSNLSNSFELKNAMGSVIASYDIATKAQTLFSYTPFGYRPDDWSQRSWLGFNGEPIDRPTGTYHLGNGVRVYNSAIQTFQTPDSFSPFGRGGLNGYAYCSNDPVNFTDPDGHAEIVRQYSEVSHGAFVEDPIVRASMDLALGATLAVATGGTSTAFGIATLGLEIVSGSFGVAAAALAERDPHTANILDWVSFGTSTIGNVFDVADMIKVGRYATGSLSGIAINAERRAVAALNKTSDTTEKFVTMSGTMRSLTQIDGELYTFVDTYKAKDRLNIAVHGKDLNIIEEKLLNSSSSVILNNAEHSAADVLRMLNDKGVDPTLYDNIRLLVCFSGNGGSSSFAAQFRSLVNRPTKGFIGPVTMTRGSTSMAKVFAAAAESGTAGTAALSTTFSQQIQHKVLKQNPYSLWEDPILYAGFRYRPVKF comes from the coding sequence ATGGAAAAGGCACTTCTCAAGCAACTCAACCAACTTCCAAAAAATACGCCACTCCGGGTTTACGGACGATTTGGATCTAACTCAGGCGATATGGAGAAAGGTAACCTGATCTCCGTTGATCTAACCCAGAAGACCCTGACTCTCTACAACACGGTTTACAGCGCTAACAAGACACTCAACACTGACGACGTTGTGCGCATTGATTACACCCTTTATGAACAGTCATACTCATTAGCCCTAGACCCACCGTCCTATTTAAATACGGGCACATCAGAACGTAACAATGGGAATCTACAAACGGGCGAATTCAATGCTTACTTACCCATTACAACTCTTGTCGGAAATGGCGGTGCGGGTCCTTCACTGGCCCTAAACTATTACTATTCCGCAGGAATAAAGTTTACGCCTGGAGGGTGGGCTCCCCGTTTCAGCTATGTCACGATTTATGACGACATAATCAAGCTTCACTTGCATTCAGGGCAAACACTTACCCTTTTTAAATCGCTGATACCTTACTCACCACAGCCTGGAATCACTATTAAAGAATTCGCCTTTTCCTGGATGAAAGTCATCCACAAAGACGGCACGGTGGAAATTCTGGAGGACATATTTAAAAGACCCATCACTAGCGAAGCCTCCGCCTCTGATTCCCTATCCACTCCCCCAGACAGATGCCTTGTCCCCATACAAATCATCAACAGCACAGGCTGCTCTCTTTATTTTGAATGGGAAGGCACCTTTAATAAAAGCCTCCTGCTCAGCAAAGTCTCAGACGATACTCAGGTGCTGCTGAAAACAAACACCCTGACAAAGAAAACACTGCTGGCCAATCAGACAATCAGCCTTGACGCCATTGAGTTCATCGAGCGCCCGGATCAGGCCCCTACGACGCTGTGCACGCTTTACCTGCAAAATTCCTGGCTGATCAAATACGAAAAAAACAATGGCCTGGATGTCGATACTCAGGAGTTCACCTACACCGGCCAGTACCTCACGGCTATCCAGCACTCTCGTCCTGTAAAAGAGCTGGTGACCTACTCGACAGACAACCGTATCGCTCGTTACACCCTGACAGGTAACAATGCCTCATCCAACCGGGTAGAAGACTATACGTTTACCGCATCATCTGCCAAACAGGTGACCACCTTCGACGCCGCATCGATCACAACAGAATTACTGTTTGACGCCGACGATCTTTTGTCAAAAAAAATCATCACCCAAGGCGATTGCGTAAAGACCACTGAGTTCAAGCGAGACTTCGACTCCAAAACCAGTCAATTATCGCTTTCCACCCTGACCACCTACAAAAACAAGCAATCACAAAGAACCGAAACCGAGTATTCAAACTTTGACGTTTTGGGCAACCTCATCAAACGTACCGCGAATGACGTGACGACCGAGTTCACCTACTACCGAGGCCAGGCCAAGGAGGAGGAGATAGTGGTCAATACGAGCACCTATACAGACACCTCAGGCCTGCATGGGAAACTCGGATGGGTACTCGATTACATGAACCCTATTGGCTGGGGTTTCTTATTATTTGGCAAACAAGGGATGACGTGGGGAACCATCGAAAATCGAAACGTCGTAAACAGCCCGTACCTGACCAATACCGGAGCCCAGTCTTATAACCTTCCCGTCAAGATCGAGTGCCCTGGCGATCCTAATTACTTCCGGACCTATGTCGAATCCGAAAAACGCTACCGTACCGTCAACGGCAAACGTGTCGATCTGCGCTGGACGTTCTATAGCTATAGCAGCCTGCCAGTAAAGGGACAGATAGTCGCTGGCCCTACGCTCAAACCGAGTGTGAAGCTGATTATTTATAATCCGCAGTCCGATGACAAAATCAAACTGAAAGACTGGCTCAATAGCCGCATGGTCGTACAGGAAACCGAGTATTACACGGACCCTGGTGTCATTTCTTTCGGCCGCATCAAATCACTGACCCAACGACTGCTTGATCCTTCCGCAAAAGCTATTCCCCTGTCGCTTCAAAAGACGGCCTATGTTTACCAGTTGCAGGGCGATACGCTCACAACGACCACAACCTTCCAGTCTTCTGAAAACACTCAGAGTGTGACCAAAGCAGTGCACTCCATGAGATCTTCGCAGTTGTTGTACTCGCTGGATCCACACGGTAACAGCGTGAGTTACAGCTACGATGCCTATGGTCGAATGTTGAGCAAATCCGAACAGGCTCAAGAAAACGGCCCCCAACACAAAACCGTTTTTGAATATTCGCTGACCCAGGGTTGCCCTACTGTGATCACGACATTTCCAGGGGGGCAACAATACCGGGAATGCTATGACGCCTTTGGCCGTATCGCCAGTACCGAAACCCGTGGTTCGAGCGATGCCAAGCTCGCATGGCGACAGCTCTCGAGTACGTCCTACGATGGTTTGGGCCGAGAAAAAATCACTGTTGAATATGACTATGCACCCGCTGCGTCTGAAACATCGCCTATCGGTAAACGGCAACTGGAATGCGTTTACGATAACTGGGGCCAGCCGTCAAAAATCCAGGTACAGGGCGGTATTGCCCAATATGACGAGTATGACCCTGTCACTCAGGTAAGAACGGCGAAACAGCAGTACCTCTCCACCGCATGCTGCAAGCAAACCACGCAATACAATTCACTGGGCAGCATTGAAAAGGAATCCCTGATAGACGCGAGCGGTATCGAATACCAATCGATCCAGTATGAATACGATGCGGCTGGCCGGATCAATAAACAGAAAGGGATTAACGGCCTTGAACAGACGTTTGGGTGGGACGACTTTGATCGGCTGGTGAAGTCTTTCGGAGACGCGGTTGAACATACGTGTGAGTATCCCACTCACACGACCTCCCCTCTGGCATCACGCCTGACATTCAATAAGCCGTCGGATAAATACGTCCATGAGTGGGGAAGCCGCAAGATCGACGGCCTTGACCGTGTTGTCGAAGTGCAGACCGGCGGCAGAAAGAAAACCTTCAGTTATACAGGCAGCAACACATGGGGCACATTGAGCAGCACGCCTCCTCCCTCGATCACAGCCTCTCAAAAGGTGAGTACTCAATTCGCGTATGACTCATCGACATCCACATTGACCCAAACGACGACCGGCTATCCCACCCATACAACAAAGGCCACTTCCACTTATTCGCTGCGAGGCGTTTTGCTTAAATACACGGACGATTTCGGCAACCAGACGACATACACCTATGACCTCTTGGGACGCTTGACCGGTACCTCCGGCAAGGATGTCAGCACCACACTGAGTTATGACAGTGATGAGCGCCTTGTCAAAGAGAGTGTCACAGAACTGGCCAGCAAGACCTGCATGACCATCACCTATAAATACGATGCTAGAAACCGTGAAATCGAGCGCGTTTTCAGTGCTTCCGGGTACCCGGACCTGACCCTCAGACAAAGCTTCGATGGCAATAACCGACTGGCGAATATCACACTGCTTCGTGACAAGACTGAACTGTCTCTGGAACGCTTTTCCTACACGTCTGGCGGTCAGTTGGCTGTCTATGAATGCAGCGGATCACAAAGACCACTGGATGCCAGCGGCAAGAAACTCAGCAAGCAAACGTTCTCCTATAACCCGCTGGGTAGCATTCAACAGTGCATCAGCGTCTTCGACGGCGGCCAGGACACTGCCACCTTCAATTATGATGCGAAAGACAAGACTCAACTTCGTTCGATCACTCACTCAGCCACTGGCATCGGTGCCGTTACGCTTGATTACGACACGTTTGGACGCCTGAGCAATAACGAAAGTGGTTACTCAATGGCATACAACGATGCCGGGCAACTTGGGCAACTCCTTCGCTCCGGTTCGGACTTCCGTGAATACAGCTATCTCTATGACGAACAAGGCAAGGTCGGGGCCTGCTTCGGGACTTACTATTACGAACGCTACTATTACCGTGATGGTCGGCAATATGCGCGAGATGGTGTTATCCAGATCAAGGGCATCTACTACTCGCGCCTGTCCCGTATGACCAACCAGAGTAACGCCTGTCATCTGTTGCAGCAGACCTTGAAGTCAGAAGAAACCGCCAGCAGCAGTAATCTCAGCAACAGCTTTGAACTCAAGAACGCCATGGGTTCCGTCATTGCCAGTTACGACATAGCGACCAAGGCCCAGACGCTCTTCAGTTATACGCCATTCGGTTATCGCCCCGATGACTGGAGCCAACGCAGCTGGCTGGGTTTCAACGGCGAGCCCATCGACCGGCCTACTGGCACGTACCATCTGGGCAATGGCGTGCGTGTCTATAACAGTGCGATACAGACCTTCCAGACGCCGGACAGCTTCAGCCCCTTCGGGAGAGGTGGGCTTAATGGCTATGCGTATTGCAGCAATGACCCGGTTAACTTCACTGATCCGGATGGCCATGCCGAGATTGTCAGGCAGTACAGCGAAGTCTCTCATGGCGCCTTCGTTGAGGACCCGATTGTCAGGGCCTCGATGGACCTGGCTTTAGGGGCCACACTGGCAGTAGCTACAGGAGGTACATCCACAGCTTTTGGAATTGCCACGCTGGGGCTTGAAATCGTTTCCGGAAGTTTTGGCGTCGCGGCAGCAGCTCTGGCAGAACGCGACCCTCACACCGCCAACATACTGGACTGGGTCTCGTTTGGCACATCGACAATCGGTAACGTTTTTGATGTTGCCGACATGATCAAGGTCGGGCGCTATGCCACAGGCTCGCTGTCAGGCATTGCGATCAATGCCGAGCGCCGTGCCGTTGCAGCCCTGAATAAAACCTCTGACACGACCGAGAAGTTCGTCACAATGAGCGGCACCATGCGATCGCTCACGCAAATCGACGGAGAGCTTTATACCTTCGTTGATACCTACAAAGCCAAGGACCGTCTGAATATTGCCGTGCATGGCAAAGACCTGAATATCATTGAAGAGAAACTGCTCAACAGCAGCTCAAGCGTGATCCTCAATAACGCAGAGCACTCCGCTGCCGATGTGTTGAGGATGCTCAATGACAAAGGCGTTGACCCGACGCTCTATGACAATATTCGTCTGCTCGTCTGTTTTTCGGGTAACGGTGGGAGCAGTTCATTTGCCGCGCAATTCAGGAGTCTCGTCAACAGGCCGACCAAGGGGTTCATTGGCCCGGTCACTATGACTCGGGGCTCTACTTCCATGGCCAAAGTCTTCGCTGCGGCAGCCGAATCAGGGACCGCTGGAACTGCGGCACTCTCAACGACCTTTTCGCAACAGATTCAACATAAAGTGCTCAAGCAAAACCCCTACAGCCTTTGGGAGGACCCGATCCTCTACGCTGGCTTCAGGTACAGACCCGTTAAATTCTGA
- a CDS encoding glutathione S-transferase family protein: MSELILHHYPASLFAEKARLMLGFKGLSWRSVIIPRIMPKPDLTALTGGYRKTPVLQVGADIYCDTALIAHRLEQEKASPTFYPEGHEFTVTGLAAWGDSVLFMHAVSLVFQPASLAVRFAKVPPEAVKAFVADRATLFDGGSASRLPLEQAQHQWPTLMARLEQQLERNGDFLFGEPSIADFSVAHTLWFLKQTPVTSPLVDDYPAVSAWLGRVLGFGHGAHNDLAAVDAVQIAADATPAALPDEAFIDPNGFKAGDRVAISAVDYGVDAVEGELLFSGREELILRREDPRAGVVHVHFPRLGFRIVKRS; the protein is encoded by the coding sequence ATGTCAGAGCTGATCCTTCATCACTACCCTGCATCGCTGTTCGCCGAAAAGGCCCGCCTGATGCTCGGCTTCAAGGGGCTTTCATGGCGCTCGGTGATCATCCCGCGAATCATGCCCAAACCTGACCTGACGGCCCTGACTGGCGGTTATCGCAAGACGCCGGTTCTGCAGGTCGGTGCGGATATCTACTGCGACACCGCATTGATCGCGCACCGTCTGGAGCAGGAAAAAGCCTCCCCGACCTTTTATCCCGAGGGCCATGAATTCACGGTAACCGGCCTTGCCGCCTGGGGCGATTCGGTGCTGTTCATGCATGCGGTCAGTCTGGTGTTCCAGCCTGCCTCGCTGGCCGTGCGTTTCGCCAAGGTACCCCCTGAAGCGGTCAAGGCCTTCGTCGCAGACCGGGCAACCTTGTTCGACGGCGGAAGCGCATCACGCTTGCCGCTGGAACAGGCTCAGCATCAATGGCCAACCCTGATGGCGAGGCTGGAGCAACAGTTGGAGCGCAATGGCGACTTCCTGTTTGGCGAGCCTTCGATTGCCGACTTCTCCGTGGCGCATACCCTCTGGTTCCTCAAGCAGACTCCCGTGACATCACCTCTGGTGGACGATTATCCGGCGGTGTCGGCCTGGCTTGGGCGTGTGCTGGGCTTCGGTCATGGTGCGCATAACGACCTCGCTGCTGTCGATGCAGTGCAAATCGCCGCCGATGCCACACCTGCGGCATTGCCCGATGAAGCGTTTATTGACCCAAACGGCTTCAAGGCTGGTGATCGGGTGGCAATTTCAGCCGTTGATTATGGTGTGGATGCGGTAGAGGGCGAGTTGCTGTTCAGCGGGCGCGAAGAGCTGATCCTGCGCCGCGAAGATCCCCGTGCAGGCGTGGTGCATGTGCATTTTCCGCGGTTGGGGTTTCGGATCGTAAAACGGTCGTAA
- a CDS encoding alpha/beta hydrolase family protein, with the protein MKSQGWKIVKNEWGDYVELHLDVPMPISSRYPTLLIDGLEYEAILSEDRKVLRTTVPVFEVEHVKEVTSPELFLPCKNKHDKPFKKSKRKTSESARLAAPDALSVGPYAVIRYDYDYGDEALELPDGWSGIEFRAAVYMPDSQGVYPVVILLHGRHSTCEFPSESYWPCRGEAQPIPSFEGYGAAAEALASHGYVVVSLSANGITAYESVGFRENADRARGHLILAHLDLLSEANKGNRPELSLLEGRLDLDAIGLMGHSRGGSGVAWAVSLNRLLDKNHGIQAAVLLGSTTFDDIAIPGTHTAAILPFLDGDVAWLDAQRNSDISRFAFEDDVFRSSVLLLGANHNYFNTEWSPGSRSGGDDTEGFWGDIEVSRHRPIEQQRLGAFYLAGFFRLILGREQEFLVLFDGSPITIPMLPRASVQSTAYFPASSRYTVQSFENMHSHDTLLMPGEWDWTVTEGVGEVVAAPLPKFCGLRSTHHRRHGFLNLKSLGFQSPAKLELHVRDVGSPVDLSLYTHLSFHIDYMQEESPVESVELQITLDGATVDLTPTLQERWPLPEIINGVETFLQRQISVPLEAFSLEGPVSALTFTLPSGGDIGLSDIVFVKPSLGKNEPLRLPFVSAMEDVFVVATGQEQTLEVEAFLSEASLVRVPMWMSFRIIHRVLGEMSFEEPLVFEPGEQSKTARFTIPAGGFRSFIGGEVEGRPCYIVPVKLEALANALFARPAMQFQVLPFP; encoded by the coding sequence ATGAAATCTCAGGGCTGGAAAATTGTTAAGAACGAGTGGGGCGATTATGTTGAGCTTCACTTGGATGTGCCTATGCCGATCAGCAGCAGGTACCCGACTTTACTCATCGATGGTTTGGAGTACGAAGCGATACTTTCGGAAGATCGTAAAGTGCTAAGAACGACTGTCCCTGTTTTTGAAGTTGAGCACGTGAAAGAGGTGACGAGTCCAGAGCTGTTTCTTCCGTGCAAAAATAAACATGATAAACCTTTTAAAAAAAGCAAAAGAAAGACTTCCGAATCGGCCAGGCTGGCTGCGCCTGATGCACTCTCCGTGGGGCCGTATGCTGTCATTCGCTATGATTATGATTACGGCGATGAAGCATTGGAGCTCCCGGACGGATGGTCAGGCATTGAGTTTCGAGCCGCGGTGTATATGCCTGATTCACAAGGTGTGTACCCGGTAGTTATTCTTTTGCATGGGAGGCACTCCACGTGTGAGTTTCCGAGTGAGTCCTATTGGCCTTGTAGAGGAGAGGCGCAGCCGATTCCCAGCTTTGAAGGGTATGGCGCCGCAGCAGAAGCACTTGCCAGTCATGGCTATGTCGTTGTCTCTTTATCTGCCAATGGCATCACTGCATACGAGTCGGTCGGTTTTAGGGAAAATGCAGACCGGGCGCGAGGGCATTTAATTCTGGCGCATCTCGATTTATTGAGTGAGGCAAATAAAGGGAACCGTCCGGAGCTTTCATTACTGGAAGGCAGGCTGGATCTGGATGCTATAGGTCTTATGGGGCATTCACGTGGCGGATCCGGTGTAGCGTGGGCTGTCTCCTTAAACAGGTTACTTGATAAAAATCATGGTATACAGGCTGCTGTACTATTAGGCAGTACGACGTTTGACGATATTGCCATTCCCGGCACGCATACGGCTGCCATCCTGCCATTTCTGGACGGAGACGTAGCCTGGTTAGACGCGCAACGTAACTCCGATATCTCTCGCTTTGCATTTGAAGATGACGTGTTTCGAAGTTCTGTACTGCTGTTAGGGGCCAATCATAACTACTTCAATACAGAATGGTCCCCCGGGAGCCGTTCTGGAGGAGATGATACTGAGGGGTTCTGGGGAGATATTGAAGTCAGTCGCCATCGACCTATAGAGCAGCAGCGTCTCGGTGCATTCTATCTGGCTGGATTTTTTCGCTTGATCTTAGGGAGGGAACAGGAGTTTTTAGTCCTGTTTGACGGTTCTCCAATCACCATCCCTATGCTTCCACGGGCGTCAGTACAAAGTACAGCTTATTTTCCGGCGTCAAGCCGTTATACCGTTCAAAGCTTTGAAAATATGCACTCTCATGACACCTTGTTGATGCCTGGAGAATGGGATTGGACTGTAACTGAAGGTGTTGGAGAAGTTGTCGCGGCTCCCTTGCCGAAGTTTTGCGGGCTGCGGTCTACGCATCATCGACGTCACGGTTTCCTAAATCTCAAGAGCCTGGGTTTTCAGTCGCCAGCCAAACTGGAACTGCATGTTCGTGACGTGGGAAGCCCTGTTGATTTGTCGCTTTACACGCATTTGAGTTTTCATATCGATTACATGCAGGAAGAGAGCCCGGTAGAGTCCGTTGAGCTGCAGATTACTCTGGATGGCGCTACAGTGGATCTTACCCCAACGCTACAAGAGAGATGGCCGCTTCCTGAGATAATTAATGGGGTTGAAACGTTTCTTCAGCGTCAGATATCAGTGCCATTAGAGGCATTCTCTTTGGAGGGGCCTGTGAGCGCGTTGACTTTTACCTTGCCCAGTGGCGGAGACATCGGCTTGTCCGATATTGTCTTCGTGAAACCTTCACTTGGAAAAAACGAACCCTTGAGGTTGCCGTTTGTCAGCGCGATGGAAGATGTTTTTGTTGTCGCCACCGGCCAGGAACAAACGTTGGAAGTTGAGGCTTTTTTGTCAGAGGCGAGTTTGGTTCGGGTGCCGATGTGGATGAGTTTCAGAATAATACATAGAGTGCTTGGTGAGATGTCTTTTGAAGAACCTCTGGTATTTGAACCCGGCGAGCAATCGAAAACGGCCAGGTTTACCATTCCGGCAGGTGGCTTCAGATCGTTCATTGGTGGGGAGGTTGAGGGGCGTCCTTGTTATATCGTGCCAGTCAAGCTTGAGGCTCTGGCGAATGCATTATTTGCTCGTCCGGCCATGCAGTTCCAGGTACTGCCGTTTCCCTGA
- a CDS encoding glutaredoxin family protein, with product MLLRTLKKFALIMLVVVVYQNWGKIENLFSPQPASVAQSYSQARVVMYATEWCGYCKQTRRFLDSKGIAFTEYDIEKSDEGRKAYEALGGRGIPLIDVNGTIIRGFSEEAILAALK from the coding sequence ATGCTGCTGCGTACCCTCAAGAAGTTCGCGCTGATCATGCTGGTGGTTGTGGTCTATCAGAACTGGGGCAAGATCGAGAACCTGTTCAGCCCGCAACCTGCCAGCGTTGCGCAGAGCTACAGCCAGGCCAGGGTCGTGATGTATGCGACCGAGTGGTGCGGCTACTGCAAGCAGACACGGCGCTTTCTCGACAGCAAGGGCATCGCCTTCACCGAATACGACATCGAGAAGTCAGACGAGGGCCGCAAAGCCTATGAAGCCCTGGGTGGACGCGGGATCCCGTTGATTGATGTGAATGGCACGATTATCAGAGGCTTCAGCGAAGAGGCAATATTGGCAGCGCTGAAGTGA
- the yejK gene encoding nucleoid-associated protein YejK, producing MPIRHCIVHLIDKKPDGTPAVLHARDTELAESQAIENMLADLNESYNAKQGKAWGLFHAESGAHPFSGWLKEYLDGANDFTAFSRVSVEHLQKLMEESNLSVGGHVLFAHYQQGMTDYLAIALLHHSEGVAVNDELDVTPSRHLDLGQLHLAARINISEWQNNKQSKQYISFIKGKNGKKVSEYFRDFIGCQEGVDGPGETRTLLKAFSDFVESEDLPEESAREKTKTLVDYASSQSKMGEPMGLEELSELIDEDRPRAFYDHIRNKDYGLSPEIPADKRTLNQFRRFTGRAEGLSISFEAHLLGDKIEYDEQAGTLIIKGLPTQLTDQLKRR from the coding sequence ATGCCGATCCGTCATTGCATCGTCCACCTGATCGACAAGAAACCCGATGGTACGCCCGCTGTTCTCCATGCTCGCGATACCGAACTCGCCGAGTCCCAGGCCATCGAGAACATGCTCGCGGACCTCAACGAGAGCTATAACGCCAAACAGGGCAAGGCCTGGGGGTTGTTCCACGCCGAATCCGGTGCGCACCCGTTCAGCGGCTGGCTGAAAGAGTATCTGGACGGCGCAAACGACTTCACGGCGTTCTCTCGCGTCTCGGTGGAGCACCTGCAGAAGCTGATGGAAGAGTCCAACCTGTCAGTGGGCGGCCATGTGCTGTTCGCCCATTACCAGCAAGGCATGACCGACTACCTGGCCATCGCCCTGCTGCACCACAGCGAAGGCGTGGCGGTGAATGACGAACTGGACGTGACCCCGTCCCGCCACCTGGATCTGGGCCAGCTGCATCTGGCTGCCCGGATCAACATTTCGGAATGGCAGAACAACAAGCAATCCAAGCAGTACATCTCCTTCATCAAGGGCAAGAACGGCAAGAAAGTCTCGGAGTACTTCCGCGACTTCATCGGCTGCCAGGAAGGCGTGGACGGCCCCGGCGAAACCCGCACCCTGCTCAAGGCGTTCAGTGACTTCGTGGAAAGCGAAGACCTGCCGGAAGAGTCCGCTCGCGAGAAAACCAAGACCCTGGTGGATTACGCCAGCAGCCAGAGCAAAATGGGCGAGCCCATGGGCCTGGAAGAGCTGTCCGAACTGATCGATGAGGACCGCCCGCGCGCGTTCTACGATCACATCCGCAACAAGGACTACGGCCTGTCTCCGGAAATCCCGGCGGACAAACGCACCCTGAACCAGTTCCGGCGCTTCACAGGCCGTGCAGAAGGCCTTTCGATCAGCTTCGAGGCACACCTGCTGGGCGACAAGATCGAATATGACGAGCAAGCCGGCACCCTGATCATCAAGGGCCTGCCAACCCAGCTCACCGACCAGCTGAAACGGCGCTGA
- a CDS encoding HU family DNA-binding protein: MALTKDQLIADIAEAIDAPKTTARNALEQLGQIVADQLENGVEITLPGIGKLKVAERPARTGRNPSTGAAIEIAAKKVIKFVPAKVLNDSINK, from the coding sequence ATGGCTCTTACCAAAGACCAATTGATCGCCGATATCGCTGAAGCTATCGACGCGCCAAAAACCACCGCGCGTAATGCTCTTGAGCAGTTGGGCCAAATCGTTGCCGACCAACTGGAAAACGGCGTTGAAATCACCTTGCCAGGTATCGGCAAGCTGAAAGTTGCTGAGCGTCCAGCTCGCACCGGCCGCAACCCTTCGACTGGCGCTGCCATCGAAATCGCTGCCAAGAAAGTCATCAAGTTCGTACCGGCCAAAGTGCTGAACGACTCGATCAACAAGTAA